In Ptychodera flava strain L36383 chromosome 21, AS_Pfla_20210202, whole genome shotgun sequence, a genomic segment contains:
- the LOC139121272 gene encoding uncharacterized protein, giving the protein MDGMTTNKDTSLHSTSPAFTVPHLLQLLANFCKPLAGSPFSEYVRVKDECKKSRPHTEVIRGSKSCLNDTGVVPPAVAGQGSRNDTMKAKIRALNSSSIVVQHVETLTPEQDLVDAVELLRQQYLRSDTVDAITSLRHQYLCSNPCDDVKSDVKTAAKCKADLELKGSRLKDSETYTTSRFETRATCKRDLETALDDKPRNVGHVTRSGPTTLNVTPCKLESSREYAIVKSEPRSTSSVPCCKPSVAGLVPLNLWKGATRKFFVALPELYNKYSPYYVL; this is encoded by the exons ATGGATGGCATGACGACTAATAAAGACACTAGCCTTCACTCTACTTCACCCGCCTTCACTGTTCCTCACCTATTACAACTTTTGGCAAACTTTTGTAAACCTTTGGCAGGTTCTCCTTTCTCCGAATATGTCCGAGTAAAGGACGAATGCAAGAAATCCCGACCGCACACTGAAGTGATTCGAGGTAGCAAGTCATGTCTAAATGATACTGGCGTTGTACCTCCAGCAGTTGCTGGTCAAGGGAGTAGAAATGACACGATGAAAGCAAAGATTAGGGCGTTGAACA GCTCGTCGATAGTCGTTCAGCACGTAGAAACGTTAACACCAGAACAAGACTTGGTTGACGCTGTTGAATTGCTGCGTCAGCAGTATCTGCGATCAGACACGGTCGATGCAATTACGTCCCTACGTCATCAATATCTGTGCAGTAATCCATGCGATGACGTCAAGAGTGATGTCAAAACAGCCGCCAAGTGCAAAGCAGACTTGGAGTTGAAGGGCAGTAGGTTGAAGGACAGTGAAACCTATACCACATCGAGGTTTGAGACCCGGGCAACCTGCAAACGTGACCTTGAGACAGCACTAGACGACAAACCGAGAAACGTCGGACATGTGACGAGATCAGGACCGACAACCTTGAATGTTACCCCATGTAAGCTCGAGTCCAGCAGGGAATATGCCATTGTCAAGTCCGAACCAAGGTCGACGTCATCTGTTCCCTGTTGCAAACCGTCGGTTGCTGGACTTGTTCCTCTAAATCTGTGGAAAGGGGCGACCAGGAAATTCTTCGTTGCTCTTCCAGAACTTTACAACAAATACTCACCATATTATGTACTGTGA
- the LOC139121271 gene encoding sorting nexin-24-like, giving the protein MIKVSIPSFRQVVVEDERPYTAYKTVITISGRSHSVEKRYSEYHALHKQLKKTIQTPEFPPKRVRNWGSKVLEQRRQGLETYLQSLMEQDILPKSLLLFLQISNLPSRSLSYDSLNDLDGENGVTHQPMLTYEEDPYLTTSTEDGLPDIISEGVKQGLYHDTVEANPH; this is encoded by the exons ATGATAAAGGTGTCAATACCTAGCTTCAGACAAGTTGTTGTCGAAGACGAAAGGCCGTATACG GCATACAAGACAGTCATAACAATCTCAGGAAGAAGTCACTCAGTGGAGAAGAGATACAGCGAATATCATGCTTTGCACAAACAG CTCaagaaaacaatacaaacaccAGAATTCCCTCCAAAGAGAGTGAGAAACTGGGGTTCCAAAGTACTTGAACAAAGACGACAGGGTCTAGAAACATATTTACAG TCTCTAATGGAACAAGACATCCTTCCCAAGTCACTGCTGTTGTTTCTTCAAATTAGCAACCTACCCTCCAGATCACTCAGTTATGA CTCGTTGAATGACTTGGATGGAGAAAATGG TGTTACGCACCAGCCAATGTTGACGTACGAAGAGGATCCGTATCTCACAACCAGCACGGAAGACGGATTGCCTGACATCATATCGGAAGGGGTCAAACAGGGACTCTACCATGACACAGTGGAAGCAAACCCGCATTGA